A window from Scyliorhinus canicula chromosome 19, sScyCan1.1, whole genome shotgun sequence encodes these proteins:
- the LOC119954219 gene encoding nuclear cap-binding protein subunit 2-like — translation MSVVLNALNSDSHMELSQYRDQHFQGSRYEQDKLLRYSCTLYVGNLSFYTTEEQIYELFSKSGDVKRIIIGLDKIKKTSCGFCFVEYYTRSDAEQCMRFINGTRLDDRIIRTYWDTGFKEGRQVGRGKSGGQVRDEYRTDYDAGRGGFGKLVQMQSPRTKTEILDFHRVYI, via the coding sequence ATGTCGGTGGTGCTGAACGCCCTCAACAGTGACTCTCACATGGAGCTGAGCCAATACCGCGACCAGCACTTTCAGGGAAGCCGATATGAGCAGGACAAATTACTGAGATACAGCTGCACTCTCTATGTTGGGAATCTGTCGTTTTACACTACGGAGGAGCAAATCTATGAACTCTTCTCAAAAAGCGGTGATGTTAAGCGAATCATTATAGGTTTGGACAAAATCAAGAAAACTTCATGCGGATTCTGTTTTGTGGAATATTACACACGTAGTGATGCTGAACAGTGCATGAGATTTATTAATGGAACGCGCTTGGATGATCGAATTATTAGAACATATTGGGATACTGGCTTCAAAGAAGGCAGACAGGTTGGTCGAGGGAAATCTGGTGGTCAGGTACGTGATGAATATAGGACAGATTATGACGCTGGAAGAGGTGGATTTGGAAAACTAGTCCAGATGCAGAGTCCCAGAACCAAGACAGAAATTTTAGACTTTCACCGAGTGTACATTTGA